A portion of the Streptococcus urinalis 2285-97 genome contains these proteins:
- the queG gene encoding tRNA epoxyqueuosine(34) reductase QueG — protein MDIKAEIQELAKSIGISKIGFTTADDFDYLEKSLRLGVEEGRNSGFEHKIIEERIKPKLSLDSAKTIISIAVAYPHKLPVQPPETQFKRGKITPNSWGLDYHYVLQEKLDKLAKGIEKLTENFEYKGMVDTGALVDTAVARRAGIGFIGKNGLVISKEFGSYMFLGELITNLEIEPDQPVDYDCGDCRRCLDACPTSCLIGDGTMNAKRCLSFQTQDKGMMDLEFRKKIKTVIYGCDICQICCPYNKGISNPLATEIDPELAQPELIPFLQLSNKGFKEKFGKIAGSWRGKNILQRNAIIALANAHDKNAVVYLLEIIDKNNNPIHTATAIWAIGEIVKKPEQDLIDFMTNLSFENNNCQNELNELVTKWQF, from the coding sequence ATGGATATAAAAGCAGAAATTCAAGAGCTAGCAAAATCAATAGGAATCTCCAAAATTGGCTTCACAACAGCAGATGATTTTGACTATTTAGAAAAGTCATTACGTTTAGGTGTTGAAGAAGGTCGTAATTCAGGTTTTGAACACAAAATTATTGAAGAAAGAATTAAGCCTAAACTTTCATTAGATTCGGCTAAGACGATCATTTCAATTGCTGTAGCATATCCTCATAAATTACCAGTACAACCACCTGAAACACAATTTAAAAGAGGTAAAATAACACCCAATTCTTGGGGATTAGATTATCATTATGTTTTACAAGAAAAACTTGATAAATTAGCTAAAGGTATCGAAAAGTTAACTGAGAACTTCGAATATAAAGGTATGGTAGATACAGGGGCATTAGTTGATACAGCTGTTGCTAGGAGAGCTGGTATTGGCTTTATCGGTAAAAATGGTCTTGTCATTTCAAAAGAATTTGGCTCATACATGTTTCTTGGCGAATTAATTACCAATCTTGAAATTGAACCTGATCAACCTGTTGATTATGATTGTGGCGATTGTCGGAGATGTCTTGATGCCTGTCCGACCTCTTGCCTGATTGGTGATGGCACCATGAATGCCAAAAGATGTTTATCATTCCAAACGCAAGACAAAGGCATGATGGATCTTGAATTTCGTAAAAAAATCAAAACGGTTATCTATGGTTGTGATATCTGTCAAATCTGTTGTCCTTATAATAAAGGTATTTCAAATCCTTTAGCCACCGAGATTGATCCAGAATTAGCACAACCTGAATTAATCCCATTTTTACAATTGTCCAACAAAGGATTTAAAGAGAAATTTGGAAAAATAGCTGGTTCTTGGCGAGGAAAAAATATTCTACAGCGTAATGCTATTATTGCTTTAGCAAACGCACATGATAAGAATGCGGTCGTTTATTTGTTAGAAATTATCGATAAAAATAATAATCCAATTCATACGGCAACTGCAATTTGGGCAATTGGTGAGATTGTTAAAAAACCTGAACAGGACTTAATTGATTTTATGACAAACTTATCATTTGAGAATAATAATTGTCAAAATGAATTAAATGAACTGGTTACAAAATGGCAATTCTAG
- a CDS encoding metallophosphoesterase → MTKLAIMSDLHIDINHFGDFEVKTLLKVLTKNQIDHLHIAGDISNHYFDQSLPFLKELSDHLTVTYNLGNHDMLDLDEKLINQLDFKTYSLTDKTTLLAFHGWYDYSFFPEKTISENKHFKNQFWFDRRLRRGESDPNITKQIIQKLEDKLSTLKRDDVIVSMHFWGVPLFILLFKNFRLNTLFLAIIIIRFVII, encoded by the coding sequence ATGACTAAATTAGCAATTATGAGTGATTTGCATATTGATATTAATCATTTTGGTGATTTTGAAGTAAAAACATTACTAAAGGTTTTAACAAAAAATCAAATTGATCATTTACATATCGCTGGCGATATTTCAAATCACTATTTTGATCAGAGTCTTCCCTTTTTAAAGGAACTTTCGGACCATTTAACAGTTACATATAATCTAGGTAACCATGATATGTTAGATCTTGATGAAAAACTCATCAATCAACTAGATTTCAAAACTTATTCATTAACAGATAAAACAACACTACTTGCTTTTCATGGGTGGTATGATTATAGCTTCTTCCCAGAAAAAACCATATCTGAAAATAAACATTTTAAAAACCAATTTTGGTTCGACCGTCGTTTAAGACGTGGTGAAAGTGATCCTAATATTACTAAACAAATTATTCAAAAGCTAGAAGATAAACTGTCAACTCTTAAAAGAGATGATGTTATTGTGTCTATGCATTTTTGGGGAGTTCCGCTTTTCATTCTGCTTTTCAAAAATTTTCGATTAAACACGTTGTTTTTGGCCATAATCATCATTCGTTTTGTAATCATATGA
- a CDS encoding glycerophosphodiester phosphodiesterase: protein MTVIFAHRGSKWNRPENTIAAFDEALRVGSDGIELDVHRTKDNHLVVIHDESVDRTTNGVGLVRDLTLAELKELDAGSWFSVDYFREKIPTFIEVLEFLEEKNFQGFLNIEIKTNKFHYPHIEREIAQVMQMRQWPFKYLYCSFSFNSLKIMHEEDPEIELAYLVKRNPFKIFIGRKAKFIGALHPNKLWFFKRVTKVPFFGKNIRPWTLNKRKQISQTFDQKIVGFMTDNPELAVKIRNEKQRS, encoded by the coding sequence ATGACTGTCATTTTTGCCCACCGTGGAAGTAAATGGAACCGACCTGAAAATACGATTGCAGCATTTGATGAAGCATTGCGTGTAGGGTCTGATGGAATTGAATTGGATGTTCATCGAACTAAAGATAATCATTTAGTAGTGATTCATGATGAAAGTGTTGACCGTACAACAAATGGTGTAGGGTTAGTCCGAGATTTAACACTTGCTGAACTAAAAGAGTTAGATGCTGGTTCTTGGTTCTCAGTTGACTATTTTAGAGAAAAAATTCCGACTTTTATTGAAGTCCTTGAATTTTTAGAAGAAAAAAATTTTCAAGGTTTTTTAAACATCGAAATCAAAACAAATAAATTCCATTATCCGCATATCGAACGAGAAATTGCACAAGTGATGCAAATGAGACAATGGCCTTTTAAATACCTTTATTGTAGTTTTTCTTTTAATAGTTTGAAAATAATGCACGAAGAAGATCCAGAAATCGAACTGGCTTATTTAGTTAAAAGAAACCCTTTTAAAATTTTTATTGGTCGTAAAGCTAAATTCATTGGTGCTTTACATCCTAATAAATTATGGTTTTTCAAAAGAGTTACCAAGGTTCCATTTTTTGGAAAAAATATCAGACCTTGGACACTAAATAAACGAAAACAAATATCACAAACTTTCGATCAAAAGATAGTTGGATTCATGACAGATAATCCAGAATTAGCAGTCAAAATTAGAAATGAAAAACAGCGATCATAA
- a CDS encoding cation-translocating P-type ATPase, translating to MLKEQKKGVFYTQSEEKVLAQLESTQEGLSSQEADKRLNEFGRNELEEGEKRSLFMKFIDQFKDLMIIILIISAFLSVITEGSKGLTDAVIILAVVILNAAFGVYQEGQAEAAIDALKSMSSPLARVRRDGHVIEVDSKELVPGDIVLLEAGDVVPADIRLFEANSLKIEESALTGESVPVEKDLTTEVKANAGIGDRLNMAYQNSNVTYGRGQGVVTNTGMYTEVGNIAGMLANADETDTPLKQNLDNLSKILTYSILVIAAITFVVGVFFRGEQPLEGLMTAVALAVAAIPEGLPAIVTVVLSLGTQVLAKRHAIIRKLPAVETLGSTEIIASDKTGTLTMNQMTVEKIYTNSQLQNSSVEVAPINNTLRIMNFANDTKIDPSGKLIGDPTETALVQFGLDQNFDVREILKAEPRVAELPFDSDRKLMSTIHKQADGHYFVAVKGAPDQLLKRVTHIEDNSQIRPLTDADKEAILKTNKDLAKQALRVLMMAYKVVDAIPTLESEVVESDLVFSGLVGMIDPERPEAAEAVKVACEAGIRPIMITGDHQDTAEAIAKRLGIIDPNDTEDHVFTGAELNELSDEEFQKVFTKYSVYARVSPEHKVRIVKAWQNEGKVVAMTGDGVNDAPSLKTADIGIGMGITGTEVSKGASDMVLADDNFATIIVAVEEGRKVFSNIQKTIQYLLSANMAEVFTIFLATLFGWDVLQPVHLLWINLVTDTLPAIALGVEPAEPNVMKHKPRGRKSNFFDGGVKEAILYQGFFQTALVLGVYGFALLFPEHSQNHLMHEDALTMAYVTLGLIQLVHAFNVKSVYQSIFTVGAFRNRLFNYSIPIAFVILMVTVVVPGFNSVFHVSHLSITQWLVVIIGSLLMIVLVELVKAVQRMTGQDKKAI from the coding sequence TTGTTGAAAGAACAAAAAAAAGGTGTGTTCTACACACAGTCGGAGGAAAAAGTTCTCGCTCAATTAGAGTCAACGCAAGAAGGTTTAAGTAGTCAAGAAGCTGATAAGCGTCTTAATGAATTTGGCCGCAATGAGTTGGAAGAGGGAGAAAAACGCAGTCTCTTTATGAAATTCATCGATCAATTTAAAGATTTGATGATTATCATTTTAATTATATCAGCCTTTTTATCAGTGATTACAGAAGGTTCAAAAGGGCTTACAGATGCTGTTATCATCTTAGCAGTAGTTATCCTTAATGCAGCGTTTGGTGTTTATCAAGAAGGACAAGCAGAAGCAGCGATTGATGCTTTAAAGTCAATGTCTAGCCCATTAGCACGGGTTCGCCGTGATGGACATGTGATTGAAGTGGACTCAAAAGAACTTGTACCAGGAGATATTGTTCTTTTAGAAGCCGGTGATGTTGTTCCTGCTGACATTCGCCTTTTTGAAGCTAATTCCTTAAAAATTGAAGAATCAGCATTGACAGGTGAATCAGTACCAGTTGAAAAAGACTTAACAACTGAGGTTAAAGCTAATGCTGGAATTGGTGACCGTCTAAATATGGCTTATCAAAATTCAAATGTTACTTATGGCCGTGGGCAAGGTGTTGTTACAAACACCGGTATGTATACTGAAGTTGGTAACATTGCTGGTATGCTAGCTAATGCAGATGAAACAGATACTCCACTTAAGCAAAATCTTGATAATCTATCAAAAATTTTAACTTATTCAATTCTAGTTATTGCTGCCATCACATTTGTAGTAGGTGTTTTCTTCAGGGGCGAACAACCATTGGAAGGTTTGATGACCGCCGTAGCTTTAGCTGTAGCAGCTATTCCAGAAGGCTTACCTGCAATCGTAACAGTCGTGCTCTCACTTGGAACACAAGTTTTGGCAAAACGCCATGCGATTATTCGTAAGTTACCAGCTGTTGAAACACTTGGCTCAACTGAAATTATTGCTTCAGATAAAACTGGGACATTAACAATGAACCAAATGACTGTTGAAAAAATATATACAAACAGTCAACTTCAAAATTCATCAGTAGAAGTAGCACCTATAAACAATACGCTTCGTATCATGAATTTTGCTAATGATACGAAAATTGATCCATCTGGTAAATTAATTGGTGATCCAACAGAGACAGCACTTGTCCAGTTTGGGTTAGATCAAAATTTTGATGTTAGAGAAATTTTGAAGGCGGAACCTCGTGTCGCTGAGTTACCATTTGATTCTGATCGTAAATTAATGTCTACGATTCATAAACAAGCTGATGGACATTACTTTGTTGCTGTTAAAGGGGCACCAGATCAACTTTTAAAACGCGTTACACATATTGAAGACAATAGTCAAATTAGACCTTTGACGGATGCTGATAAAGAAGCTATCTTAAAAACAAATAAAGATTTAGCCAAACAAGCATTGCGCGTTTTAATGATGGCTTATAAGGTTGTAGATGCTATTCCAACTTTGGAATCTGAAGTTGTTGAATCTGACTTAGTCTTTAGTGGACTTGTTGGTATGATTGACCCAGAACGTCCTGAAGCTGCTGAAGCAGTTAAAGTTGCGTGTGAAGCTGGTATTCGTCCTATCATGATAACTGGAGACCATCAAGATACTGCTGAAGCTATTGCAAAAAGACTTGGAATCATCGATCCTAATGATACTGAAGATCATGTCTTTACAGGAGCTGAGTTAAATGAATTAAGTGACGAAGAGTTCCAAAAGGTATTTACAAAATACTCAGTTTATGCGCGTGTATCTCCAGAACATAAAGTACGCATTGTAAAAGCATGGCAAAATGAAGGTAAAGTTGTTGCTATGACTGGTGATGGTGTCAATGATGCACCGTCACTAAAAACTGCTGATATTGGTATTGGAATGGGTATCACTGGTACAGAAGTATCAAAAGGCGCATCTGATATGGTTCTTGCAGATGATAACTTTGCCACTATTATCGTCGCTGTCGAAGAAGGACGAAAAGTTTTCTCAAATATTCAAAAAACAATTCAATATCTCTTGTCAGCAAATATGGCTGAAGTCTTTACCATTTTCCTAGCAACTTTATTTGGTTGGGATGTCTTGCAACCAGTTCATCTGCTTTGGATAAATTTAGTAACAGATACGCTACCAGCTATTGCTTTAGGTGTTGAACCTGCTGAGCCAAATGTTATGAAACATAAACCCCGTGGTCGCAAATCTAATTTCTTTGATGGTGGTGTCAAAGAAGCTATTTTATACCAAGGTTTCTTCCAAACAGCACTTGTACTAGGTGTTTATGGTTTTGCACTTCTTTTCCCAGAACACTCTCAAAATCATCTAATGCATGAAGATGCTCTAACTATGGCATACGTGACACTAGGTCTTATACAATTGGTTCATGCCTTCAACGTAAAATCTGTTTATCAATCAATATTTACAGTTGGTGCCTTTAGAAATAGACTCTTCAATTACTCTATTCCCATTGCATTTGTCATTTTGATGGTTACTGTAGTTGTTCCTGGATTTAATAGTGTCTTTCATGTGTCACACTTATCAATCACACAATGGTTAGTAGTTATTATCGGAAGTTTATTGATGATCGTTTTAGTTGAACTTGTAAAAGCAGTTCAACGAATGACTGGTCAAGATAAAAAAGCAATTTAA
- a CDS encoding cation diffusion facilitator family transporter, which yields MAEKKKEGMTSVIAALSANVLVAISKLIGFLLSGSTAMMNESIHSIVDCGNQLLLIVGDKKASRQVSSKHPFGEARAKYFYSTIVAMMLFFGGGALGIMEAIEKLTSPSHEIENVVIVIAILIFGMLVEGSSLRVAFKEIKALNQENLPLFQFLKESRHSEILIIFAEDSCAVIGLVLALLGTILSYLTGNAVYDAISGLLIGIMLCLAALFLAKEFYSLIIGESATEKDLAIIKASFVGPELDHLIDLKTIHLSATDLLVTAKIELNTNYIADASKIINQIELKIRNSLPQYRIFIYIETDTYQENYKS from the coding sequence ATGGCTGAAAAAAAGAAAGAAGGAATGACTAGTGTTATAGCAGCACTGTCAGCTAATGTCTTAGTCGCAATTTCTAAATTAATTGGATTTTTATTATCGGGATCAACAGCTATGATGAATGAGTCAATTCATAGTATAGTTGATTGTGGCAATCAATTATTATTAATTGTAGGTGATAAAAAAGCTAGTCGGCAAGTAAGCTCGAAACACCCTTTTGGTGAAGCACGAGCAAAATATTTTTATAGTACTATTGTAGCTATGATGCTCTTTTTTGGTGGTGGAGCCTTGGGTATTATGGAAGCAATCGAAAAATTAACAAGTCCTTCTCATGAAATTGAAAATGTTGTTATTGTTATTGCAATATTAATTTTTGGAATGCTTGTTGAAGGTTCAAGTCTTAGAGTTGCTTTTAAAGAAATAAAAGCATTAAATCAAGAAAACCTTCCATTATTTCAATTTTTAAAAGAAAGTCGTCATAGTGAGATTTTAATCATCTTTGCAGAAGATTCATGTGCAGTAATTGGTTTAGTATTAGCTCTTTTAGGAACAATTTTGTCTTATCTTACGGGTAATGCTGTTTATGATGCTATCTCAGGCTTGTTGATTGGTATAATGCTTTGCCTAGCAGCATTATTTTTAGCTAAAGAATTCTACAGCTTAATTATTGGTGAAAGTGCAACTGAAAAAGATCTTGCTATTATCAAAGCATCTTTTGTAGGTCCTGAGTTGGATCATTTAATAGATTTAAAAACGATTCATTTAAGTGCAACAGATTTATTGGTCACAGCAAAAATTGAATTAAACACAAATTATATTGCAGATGCTTCAAAGATTATTAATCAAATAGAATTAAAGATTAGAAATTCACTTCCTCAATACCGTATTTTTATTTATATTGAAACAGATACTTATCAAGAGAATTATAAGTCCTAA
- a CDS encoding DUF1934 domain-containing protein: protein MHIYINNKISMPDYQETIKESYPVELIKKNGYCFLVYQNEENEKVILKFNNEELTMTRYTNPKTIMQFHKNEVKEMMIPTPLGRQVFLTKTDFFEFSKDTQSLSLHYQLKQAANGNLMANYQMKVEWH, encoded by the coding sequence ATGCACATTTATATTAATAACAAAATCTCAATGCCAGATTATCAAGAAACAATAAAAGAATCATACCCAGTTGAATTGATAAAAAAAAATGGTTATTGTTTTCTCGTTTATCAAAATGAAGAAAACGAAAAAGTCATATTAAAATTTAACAACGAAGAATTAACAATGACAAGATATACAAATCCAAAAACAATTATGCAATTTCATAAAAATGAAGTTAAAGAAATGATGATTCCAACACCCCTTGGAAGGCAAGTATTTTTGACAAAAACGGATTTCTTTGAGTTTTCAAAAGATACCCAATCCTTATCATTACATTATCAACTCAAACAAGCAGCGAATGGTAATCTAATGGCAAATTACCAAATGAAAGTAGAGTGGCATTAA
- a CDS encoding HD domain-containing protein — MNEKVFRDPVHNYIHVNQKVIYDLINTPEFQRLRRIKQVPTTSFTFHGAEHSRFSHCLGVYEIARRVTEIFEQKYTDIWDTKESLLTMTAALLHDIGHGAYSHTFERLFETDHEAFTQEIITNPTTEINQILSKVSPDFPSKVASVINHTYPNKQVVQLISSQIDCDRMDYLLRDSYYSAANYGQFDLMRILRVIRPTTDGIVFDYSGMHSVEDYIVSRYQMYMQVYFHPASRGMEMLLQNLFKRAKYLYQRTHSYFEKSSPLLIPFFENHYNLQDYLALDDGVMTTYFQSWMSSPDNILSDLAKRFINRVVPKSVTFEAKSEPSLDRLKDIVASVGFDPEYYTGVHVNFDLPYDIYRPERENPRMQIEIIQKDGNRQELSKLSPIVKTLTGTTFGDRRFYFPKEMLQTDDLFSANKEVFISYLSNEHFTFDH, encoded by the coding sequence ATGAATGAAAAAGTTTTTCGTGATCCCGTTCACAATTATATCCATGTTAATCAAAAAGTCATTTATGATCTTATAAATACACCTGAATTTCAACGACTAAGAAGAATTAAACAAGTCCCAACAACTTCTTTTACCTTTCACGGGGCTGAACATAGTCGTTTTTCACATTGTCTCGGAGTTTATGAGATAGCTCGTCGAGTCACCGAAATTTTCGAACAAAAATACACTGATATTTGGGATACAAAAGAATCCCTGTTAACCATGACAGCTGCTCTATTACACGATATTGGTCATGGTGCTTATTCTCATACATTTGAACGTCTTTTTGAAACAGATCATGAAGCATTTACTCAGGAAATCATTACTAATCCGACTACTGAGATTAATCAAATTCTTTCTAAAGTATCACCAGACTTTCCCTCAAAAGTAGCCAGTGTTATTAATCACACTTATCCAAATAAGCAGGTCGTTCAGCTCATCTCTAGTCAAATCGACTGTGATCGTATGGATTATCTTTTAAGAGACTCCTATTATTCAGCTGCCAATTATGGACAATTTGACCTCATGAGGATCTTACGAGTTATTAGACCAACTACTGATGGCATCGTATTTGACTATAGTGGTATGCATTCAGTAGAAGATTATATTGTTAGTCGATATCAAATGTACATGCAAGTTTATTTTCATCCTGCAAGTCGAGGAATGGAGATGTTACTACAAAATTTATTTAAAAGGGCAAAGTATTTATACCAAAGGACCCATTCTTATTTTGAAAAATCATCACCATTGTTAATTCCATTTTTTGAAAATCATTATAATCTTCAAGACTACTTAGCTTTAGATGATGGTGTGATGACTACTTATTTTCAGTCCTGGATGTCAAGTCCAGATAATATCTTGTCAGATTTAGCAAAACGATTTATTAATAGGGTTGTGCCAAAATCCGTAACTTTTGAAGCTAAATCTGAACCTTCTTTAGATAGATTAAAAGACATTGTTGCTTCAGTTGGATTTGATCCAGAATATTATACAGGTGTGCATGTCAATTTTGATCTCCCTTATGATATTTATCGTCCTGAACGAGAAAATCCAAGAATGCAAATTGAAATCATCCAAAAAGATGGCAATCGCCAAGAATTATCTAAATTATCACCAATTGTCAAAACTTTGACTGGTACTACTTTTGGTGATCGACGTTTCTACTTTCCTAAAGAAATGTTACAAACAGATGATCTGTTTTCCGCAAATAAAGAAGTTTTTATCAGTTATTTATCAAATGAACATTTTACATTTGATCACTAA
- the yidA gene encoding sugar-phosphatase, translating to MSIKLVAVDIDGTLINDDRKITDDVLSAVKDAKKAGVKVMLATGRPIAGVEQLLYELDLKDEGDYVITFNGSLVQDTATGEEIVKETMTYEDYLDIEFLSRKLGLHMHAITKEGIYTANRDIGKYTIHEATLVNMPVYYRTPEEMASKDIVKMMMIDEPDVLDKAIKLIPKEFYDKYNIVKSTPFYLEFMAKQVSKGNAIKHLAERLSIDMSETMAIGDAENDRAMLEVVGNPVVMENGTPEIKEIAKYITKSNNESGVAYAIRKWVLN from the coding sequence ATGTCTATAAAACTTGTTGCTGTCGATATCGATGGTACTTTAATCAATGACGACCGAAAAATAACTGATGACGTTTTATCAGCTGTTAAAGATGCCAAAAAAGCAGGGGTCAAAGTTATGCTGGCTACAGGAAGACCGATTGCTGGTGTTGAACAATTACTTTACGAACTTGATTTAAAAGATGAAGGTGACTATGTTATCACTTTTAATGGTAGTTTGGTTCAAGACACTGCTACAGGTGAAGAAATTGTTAAAGAAACTATGACTTATGAAGATTATTTAGATATCGAATTTTTGAGTCGCAAACTTGGATTACATATGCATGCCATTACTAAAGAAGGTATCTACACAGCTAATCGCGATATTGGTAAATACACCATTCATGAAGCAACACTAGTCAATATGCCAGTTTATTATAGAACACCAGAAGAAATGGCATCTAAAGATATTGTTAAAATGATGATGATTGATGAACCAGATGTTTTAGATAAAGCCATAAAACTCATTCCTAAAGAATTTTATGATAAATACAATATTGTCAAATCCACACCTTTTTATCTAGAATTCATGGCAAAACAGGTTAGTAAAGGCAATGCAATAAAGCACTTGGCAGAGAGACTATCTATTGATATGTCAGAAACTATGGCTATTGGCGATGCCGAAAATGACCGGGCTATGCTTGAAGTTGTTGGTAATCCTGTAGTAATGGAAAATGGTACTCCAGAAATAAAGGAAATTGCAAAATATATTACAAAATCTAATAATGAAAGTGGCGTAGCTTATGCTATTCGCAAATGGGTATTAAACTAA
- a CDS encoding aminoacyltransferase, with protein MYTYKTGISKSEHDNFVKKSPLKNVLQSANWAKVKDNWKHERVGFYKNHELAAVAAILIQPLPLGFTMLYIPRGPIMNYDDKELLRFVVKSLKEIGKKQKALFVKFDPALIYRVHNQENYHEINEKTKAVLNTLTSLGVEWTGLTTELGTNIQPRFQANIYADQFSFDKLSKTMKRKIKTARNKNVDVVFGGVELVEEFATVMKKTEERKNINLRGADYYQKLLETYPDSSFIGVARLHISDRLEAIEKELDKQEKIAAKFNDKTKESKRTENVNAIKRLTEEKEFLEERQVKENMADIIPIGGTLNLQFGDISDNLYAGTDTIYSQYQPSVAVWYETIEYLFSNGFISQNMGGLENDLDGGLYKFKIQFLPTVEEFVGEFNIPVGLLSKPAMLAYKIRKKHHE; from the coding sequence ATGTACACCTATAAAACAGGCATTTCAAAATCAGAACATGACAATTTTGTCAAAAAAAGCCCATTAAAAAATGTCTTGCAAAGTGCAAATTGGGCTAAAGTAAAAGATAATTGGAAACATGAACGTGTTGGTTTTTATAAAAATCATGAACTAGCTGCAGTTGCAGCCATCTTAATACAACCTCTACCACTTGGTTTTACCATGTTGTATATTCCAAGAGGACCTATTATGAACTATGACGATAAAGAATTACTACGCTTTGTTGTTAAATCATTAAAAGAAATTGGAAAAAAACAGAAAGCATTATTTGTAAAATTTGATCCTGCATTAATTTACCGTGTGCACAATCAAGAGAACTATCACGAAATCAATGAAAAGACAAAAGCAGTTTTAAATACATTAACTTCTTTAGGAGTTGAATGGACTGGTCTAACTACAGAATTAGGGACTAATATTCAACCGCGTTTTCAAGCAAATATTTATGCAGATCAATTTTCTTTTGATAAATTGTCAAAAACGATGAAACGGAAAATCAAAACAGCCCGAAACAAAAATGTTGATGTCGTCTTTGGTGGCGTAGAACTTGTTGAAGAATTTGCAACAGTCATGAAAAAAACAGAAGAACGAAAGAATATCAATTTAAGAGGGGCAGACTATTATCAAAAATTATTAGAAACTTATCCTGATAGTTCTTTTATCGGAGTGGCTAGATTACATATTTCAGACAGATTAGAGGCAATTGAAAAAGAATTAGATAAACAAGAAAAAATTGCGGCTAAGTTCAATGATAAAACAAAAGAATCAAAACGAACAGAAAATGTAAATGCCATAAAACGTCTTACTGAAGAAAAAGAGTTTTTAGAAGAAAGACAAGTCAAAGAAAATATGGCAGATATTATTCCTATCGGGGGCACACTTAATCTTCAATTTGGTGATATCTCTGATAACCTATATGCTGGTACAGATACTATTTATAGTCAGTACCAACCATCTGTAGCAGTCTGGTATGAAACGATTGAGTATCTATTTTCAAATGGATTTATATCACAAAATATGGGTGGGTTAGAAAATGACTTAGATGGTGGTCTTTATAAATTTAAAATTCAATTTTTACCAACAGTTGAAGAGTTTGTAGGTGAATTTAATATTCCAGTAGGACTTTTGTCAAAACCTGCTATGTTAGCCTATAAAATCCGTAAAAAACATCATGAATAA